In a genomic window of Gammaproteobacteria bacterium:
- the pyk gene encoding pyruvate kinase — MRRTKIIATLGPATDKPGMLEKLLNAGVDLFRINYSHQSQEDHARRVREVRELTARRKIEAGIVADLQGPKIRVQRFDAERVMLKEGATFTLDTALDTQAGDATHVGITYKDMPRNVKPGNTLLLDDGRIVLTIQEISDHEVRCKVVRGGELSSNKGVSLQGGGIPLRAFSPKDRGDLEHGAALGVDYFSISFVRDEEDVLVARQLLEEAGCTAGVIAKFECPEALERAEEIIRAADAIMIARGDLGVEIGDANLPTVQKRLIKLARSMDRAAITATQMMQSMIDHQIPLRAEVFDVANAVLDGTDAILLSGETSIGMFPELAVAAASRVCEEAEKQRTVRISDHRINQSFDRIDESVAMAAMYTANHVHAKAIVALTETGSTCVWMSRISSGLPIFAFSRHVSTRRKAKLYRGVYPVVFDRSADRSRGIYKTIVGELVRRKIVKDGDLIIITRGDRMGESGGTNTMKLLRVGDTIPDV; from the coding sequence ATGAGGAGAACCAAGATCATCGCCACCCTGGGGCCGGCCACGGACAAACCGGGGATGCTGGAGAAACTGCTGAACGCGGGCGTGGACCTGTTCCGCATCAATTATTCCCACCAGTCGCAGGAAGACCACGCGCGCCGGGTGCGGGAGGTGCGGGAGTTAACGGCCCGGCGCAAGATCGAGGCCGGCATCGTCGCCGACCTGCAGGGGCCCAAGATCCGGGTGCAGCGCTTCGACGCGGAACGGGTCATGCTCAAAGAGGGCGCCACCTTCACCCTGGACACCGCCCTCGACACGCAGGCGGGCGACGCGACCCACGTGGGGATCACCTACAAGGACATGCCGCGCAATGTGAAGCCGGGGAATACCCTGCTGCTGGACGACGGGCGCATCGTGCTGACGATCCAGGAGATCTCCGACCACGAGGTGCGTTGCAAGGTGGTGCGCGGCGGCGAGCTGTCCAGCAACAAAGGGGTCAGCCTGCAGGGCGGCGGCATCCCGTTGCGCGCCTTCTCGCCCAAAGACCGCGGCGATCTGGAACACGGCGCGGCCCTGGGCGTGGACTACTTTTCCATTTCCTTCGTCCGCGACGAGGAAGACGTCCTGGTGGCCCGCCAGCTGCTGGAAGAGGCCGGCTGCACGGCGGGAGTCATTGCCAAATTCGAGTGCCCCGAGGCGCTGGAACGGGCGGAGGAGATTATCCGGGCCGCCGATGCGATCATGATCGCGCGCGGCGACCTGGGGGTGGAGATCGGCGACGCCAACCTGCCCACCGTCCAGAAACGGCTGATCAAGCTGGCGCGAAGCATGGACCGCGCCGCCATTACCGCCACCCAGATGATGCAATCCATGATCGATCACCAGATCCCCCTGCGCGCCGAAGTCTTCGATGTCGCCAACGCGGTGCTGGACGGCACCGACGCCATTTTGCTGTCCGGGGAGACCAGCATCGGCATGTTTCCCGAACTGGCCGTGGCCGCGGCCTCGCGCGTCTGCGAGGAGGCGGAGAAGCAGCGCACCGTGCGCATATCGGACCACCGCATCAACCAGAGTTTCGACCGCATAGACGAGAGCGTCGCCATGGCGGCCATGTACACCGCCAACCATGTGCATGCCAAAGCCATCGTCGCCCTGACCGAGACCGGTTCCACCTGCGTATGGATGTCCCGCATCAGTTCCGGGCTGCCCATCTTCGCCTTCAGCCGGCACGTGTCCACCCGCCGCAAGGCAAAGCTCTACCGCGGCGTCTATCCCGTCGTCTTCGACAGGAGCGCCGACCGCTCCCGCGGCATCTACAAAACGATCGTCGGCGAACTGGTGCGGCGCAAGATCGTCAAGGACGGCGATCTGATCATCATCACGCGCGGCGACCGGATGGGCGAGTCGGGCGGCACCAACACGATGAAACTGCTGCGCGTCGGAGACACCATCCCCGACGTATAG